A region from the Sulfurivermis fontis genome encodes:
- a CDS encoding YajD family HNH nuclease, protein MSDPRRTPGKPIDHSKLDKIVANAHKERDKRLEGYREQSLRIHPWICGRCGREFTQANLHELTVHHKDHNHDNNPPDGSNWENLCLYCHDNEHQRYVDKVRGYDGMATGKQEAATFNPFANLKDMLGKDDKK, encoded by the coding sequence ATGTCCGATCCGCGCCGCACCCCCGGCAAGCCCATCGACCACAGCAAGCTCGACAAGATCGTGGCCAATGCCCACAAGGAGCGGGACAAGCGCCTGGAGGGCTACCGCGAACAGTCGCTGCGCATCCATCCCTGGATCTGCGGCCGCTGCGGGCGCGAGTTCACCCAGGCCAACCTGCACGAGCTGACCGTGCACCACAAGGACCACAACCACGACAACAATCCGCCCGACGGCAGCAACTGGGAAAACCTCTGCCTGTACTGCCACGACAATGAGCACCAGCGCTACGTCGACAAGGTGCGCGGCTACGACGGCATGGCGACGGGCAAGCAGGAAGCCGCCACCTTCAATCCCTTCGCCAACCTGAAGGACATGCTGGGCAAGGACGACAAGAAGTAG
- the leuA gene encoding 2-isopropylmalate synthase, which yields MTAFDHRKYRPAPPVALPDRQWPNRQIERAPLWASVDLRDGNQALLEPMDVAQKRRMWALLVQLGFKEIEVGFPSASQPDFDFVRWLIEARQIPDDVTVQVLVQAREDLITRTFEALQGAKRAIVHVYNSTSTVQRERVFQMDREAIKGIAVRGAQLLQREAAKYPATEWVFQYSPESFSNTEMDYAVEVCDAVIDVWQPTPQRPCIINLPATVESAMPNVFADQVEWFCRHVSRRDSIIVSVHTHNDRGCAVAAAEMAVLAGADRVEGTLLGNGERTGNMDIVTMAMNLYSQGIDPELDLSNPDAIIQTYTECTSLPVHPRHPWIGEMVYTAFSGSHQDAIRKSLKLQKPDEPWQVAYLPIDPRDLGRDYQAVIRVNSQSGKGGVAFVLERDYGLSLPRWMQVELAQVVQRESERCSGEIDSATIYQLFLTHFVADQVPVQLQGYRLDREGTVDTIAADVVERGSARTLSGRGEGAISAFVDAWAHHSGEQVNVVDYSEHAIGSGTNAEAAAYVQLNIGGRRYSGAALDHDTVSASLKAVLSALNRAQAQQSAAA from the coding sequence ATGACCGCCTTCGACCACCGCAAATACCGCCCCGCCCCGCCGGTGGCCCTGCCCGACCGCCAGTGGCCCAACCGCCAGATCGAACGCGCCCCCCTCTGGGCCAGCGTGGACCTGCGCGACGGCAACCAGGCGCTGCTGGAGCCGATGGACGTGGCGCAGAAGCGCAGGATGTGGGCCTTGCTGGTGCAGCTCGGCTTCAAGGAGATCGAGGTGGGTTTCCCCTCCGCCTCGCAGCCGGATTTCGATTTCGTGCGCTGGCTCATCGAGGCCAGGCAGATTCCGGACGACGTCACCGTGCAGGTGCTGGTGCAGGCGCGCGAGGACCTCATCACCCGCACCTTCGAGGCATTGCAGGGGGCGAAGCGCGCCATCGTCCACGTCTACAACTCCACCTCGACGGTGCAGCGCGAGCGCGTGTTCCAGATGGACCGCGAGGCCATCAAGGGCATCGCCGTGCGCGGCGCCCAGTTGCTCCAGCGCGAGGCGGCCAAATACCCGGCCACCGAATGGGTGTTCCAGTATTCGCCCGAGAGCTTCTCCAACACCGAGATGGATTACGCGGTGGAGGTGTGCGACGCGGTGATCGACGTATGGCAGCCGACGCCGCAGAGGCCGTGCATCATCAACCTGCCGGCGACGGTGGAGAGCGCCATGCCCAATGTGTTCGCCGATCAGGTGGAGTGGTTCTGCCGCCACGTCAGCCGCCGTGACAGCATCATCGTCTCGGTGCATACGCACAATGATCGCGGCTGCGCGGTGGCGGCGGCGGAGATGGCCGTGCTCGCCGGCGCCGACCGCGTCGAGGGCACCCTGCTCGGCAACGGCGAGCGCACCGGCAACATGGACATCGTCACCATGGCGATGAATCTCTACAGCCAGGGCATCGACCCGGAACTGGATCTTTCCAATCCGGACGCCATCATCCAGACCTACACTGAGTGCACCTCGCTGCCGGTGCATCCGCGCCATCCCTGGATCGGCGAAATGGTCTATACGGCCTTCTCCGGCAGCCACCAGGATGCGATCCGCAAGAGCCTCAAGCTGCAAAAGCCGGACGAGCCCTGGCAGGTGGCCTACCTGCCCATCGACCCGCGCGACCTCGGCCGCGACTACCAGGCAGTGATCCGCGTCAACAGCCAGTCGGGCAAGGGCGGCGTCGCCTTCGTGCTGGAGCGCGACTACGGCCTGTCCTTGCCGCGCTGGATGCAGGTGGAGCTGGCACAGGTGGTACAGCGCGAGAGCGAGCGGTGCAGTGGCGAGATCGACAGCGCAACCATTTACCAGTTGTTCCTCACCCACTTCGTCGCCGATCAGGTGCCGGTACAGCTGCAGGGCTATCGTCTCGACCGCGAGGGCACGGTGGACACCATCGCCGCCGACGTGGTGGAACGCGGCAGCGCGCGCACCCTCTCCGGCCGCGGCGAGGGTGCCATCTCCGCCTTCGTCGATGCCTGGGCACACCACAGTGGTGAACAGGTCAACGTGGTGGATTACAGCGAGCACGCCATCGGCAGCGGCACCAACGCCGAGGCCGCCGCCTACGTGCAGCTCAACATCGGCGGTCGCCGCTACAGCGGCGCGGCGCTGGACCACGACACCGTCAGCGCCTCGCTCAAGGCGGTGCTGTCGGCGCTGAACCGGGCGCAGGCGCAGCAGTCGGCGGCGGCCTGA
- a CDS encoding Lrp/AsnC family transcriptional regulator, protein MELDRYDRRILELLQQDGRISNQELADRIGLSPSPCLRRVRALEESGLILGYRALLDAKALGLSLMALIHISMDRHTPERFANFEARVAALPEVLECLLITGQDADYQLKVVVRDMEAYQELLLDRITRIEGVSGVHSSFVMRRVVDKTALPV, encoded by the coding sequence ATGGAACTCGACCGCTACGACCGCCGCATCCTCGAACTCCTGCAACAGGACGGCCGCATCAGCAATCAGGAACTGGCCGACCGCATCGGCCTGTCGCCCTCGCCCTGCCTGCGCCGGGTGCGTGCCCTGGAGGAGTCCGGACTGATCCTCGGCTACCGCGCCCTGCTCGACGCCAAGGCCCTCGGCCTCAGCCTGATGGCGCTGATCCACATCTCCATGGACCGCCACACCCCGGAGCGCTTCGCCAATTTCGAGGCGCGGGTCGCCGCCCTGCCCGAGGTGCTGGAATGCCTGCTGATCACCGGCCAGGACGCCGACTACCAGCTCAAGGTGGTGGTGCGCGACATGGAGGCCTACCAGGAATTGCTGCTCGACAGGATCACCCGCATCGAGGGGGTGAGCGGGGTGCATTCCAGCTTCGTGATGCGCCGGGTGGTGGACAAGACGGCCTTGCCGGTTTGA
- a CDS encoding DUF2156 domain-containing protein, producing the protein MRANLEIGSTETSEPHRFGPAPANVRPAAPLPVSTTAQRFLSAGEHRLLPLSIDAKPLFDSHVSACDFLVADLSFTNNFMWLSRMSGFYQIIDDCFCLFSLNGNQLGMLLPPIGSAQNQVRALRSCVDIMDSYNHTADDSRVDYVSPEFARLLELDGDGRSPHLDGIWQLEPAFPDYIYRTADLIELRGNSYKTKRSEINQFCRAHPDHRIEPLSRHHWNGLRELLSKWMRARLEGLHGTAVADFIASVELERQGIEKALAHYDALGLQGLCLLVDERLAGFTFGERISKNMASVLVEKTDFAIPGAAQYLFREFARTFADCDYLNVGDDLGLENLRRVKMSYRPVLFGEKFTLKRSERP; encoded by the coding sequence ATGCGCGCCAACCTTGAGATCGGCAGTACCGAAACCTCGGAACCCCATAGATTCGGCCCGGCGCCCGCCAACGTCCGGCCCGCAGCACCTCTCCCCGTCAGCACCACCGCACAGCGCTTTCTCTCCGCCGGCGAACACCGCCTGCTGCCGCTGAGCATCGACGCCAAACCGCTGTTCGACAGCCACGTCAGCGCCTGTGACTTCCTCGTCGCCGACTTGAGCTTCACCAACAACTTCATGTGGCTGTCGCGCATGAGCGGCTTCTACCAAATCATCGATGACTGCTTCTGCCTGTTCAGCCTCAACGGCAACCAGCTCGGCATGCTGCTGCCGCCCATCGGCAGCGCGCAGAATCAGGTGCGCGCCCTGCGTAGCTGCGTCGACATCATGGACAGCTACAACCACACAGCCGACGACAGCCGGGTAGATTACGTCAGCCCGGAATTCGCGCGCCTGCTGGAGCTGGACGGTGACGGCCGCTCGCCGCACCTCGATGGCATCTGGCAACTGGAACCGGCCTTTCCCGACTATATCTACCGCACCGCCGACCTGATCGAACTGCGCGGCAACAGCTACAAGACCAAGCGCAGCGAGATCAACCAGTTCTGCCGCGCCCACCCCGACCACCGCATCGAGCCGCTGAGCCGCCACCACTGGAACGGCCTGCGCGAACTGCTCAGCAAGTGGATGCGCGCGCGCCTGGAAGGGCTGCACGGCACCGCCGTGGCCGACTTCATCGCCAGTGTTGAACTGGAGCGGCAGGGAATAGAAAAGGCGCTGGCCCATTACGACGCGCTGGGCCTGCAGGGACTGTGCCTGCTGGTGGATGAACGGCTCGCAGGCTTCACCTTCGGCGAGCGCATCAGCAAGAACATGGCCAGCGTGCTGGTGGAGAAAACCGACTTCGCCATCCCCGGCGCGGCGCAATACCTGTTCCGCGAATTCGCCCGCACCTTCGCCGACTGCGATTACCTCAACGTCGGCGACGACCTCGGCCTGGAAAACCTGCGCCGGGTGAAGATGAGCTATCGGCCGGTCTTGTTTGGCGAGAAGTTCACCTTGAAACGCAGCGAACGACCGTAG
- a CDS encoding DUF6164 family protein, whose product MPILLFRLNGVPDDEAEEVRALLDAHHIDFYETQAGRWGISVAAIWLRDEDAHHEEEARRLIDDYQEQRSRQARADYAARRERGHGETLVDRFLRDPLRLLAYAAIILAILYFTLAPFLHWR is encoded by the coding sequence ATGCCGATCCTGCTGTTTCGTCTCAATGGCGTGCCCGACGACGAGGCGGAGGAAGTCCGCGCCCTGCTCGACGCACACCACATCGATTTCTACGAGACCCAGGCCGGGCGCTGGGGCATCTCCGTCGCCGCCATCTGGCTGCGCGACGAAGACGCCCACCACGAGGAGGAAGCTCGCCGCCTCATCGACGACTACCAGGAACAGCGCAGCCGGCAGGCCCGCGCCGATTATGCCGCCCGCCGGGAGCGCGGCCATGGCGAAACCCTGGTCGACCGCTTCCTGCGCGACCCGCTGCGCCTGCTGGCCTACGCCGCCATCATCCTGGCGATCCTGTATTTCACCCTGGCGCCGTTCCTGCACTGGCGTTGA
- a CDS encoding c-type cytochrome encodes MLRPLLSAAVLLLAAGSLHAADLARAQAIVTAKCQLCHGMEGESSSAIYPRLAGQNAAYIAKQLADFKSGRRKGTMNEMAADLTEAEMAALGQYFSSKPPQAHRVSDPDLAAVGKYIYHNGNKWSGVAACASCHGEDGAGTEKLPRIAGQHLRYLVTQLQDFNSRERTNDNAIMHSIASKLTEMEIEAVARYLSGK; translated from the coding sequence ATGCTGCGCCCCCTCCTCTCCGCCGCCGTGCTGTTGCTCGCTGCCGGCAGCCTGCATGCCGCCGACCTGGCCCGTGCCCAGGCAATCGTCACCGCCAAGTGCCAGCTGTGCCACGGCATGGAGGGTGAAAGCTCCAGCGCCATCTATCCGCGCCTGGCCGGCCAGAATGCCGCCTATATCGCCAAGCAGCTGGCCGACTTCAAGAGCGGACGGCGCAAGGGCACCATGAATGAAATGGCTGCCGACCTGACCGAGGCCGAGATGGCCGCGCTGGGCCAGTACTTCAGCAGCAAACCGCCGCAGGCCCACCGCGTCTCCGATCCCGACCTCGCCGCCGTCGGCAAGTATATCTACCACAACGGCAACAAATGGTCCGGTGTCGCCGCCTGCGCCTCCTGCCACGGCGAGGACGGCGCCGGCACCGAGAAACTGCCGCGCATTGCCGGCCAGCACCTGCGCTACCTGGTCACCCAGTTGCAGGACTTCAACAGCCGCGAGCGCACCAACGACAATGCCATCATGCACTCCATCGCCTCCAAACTTACGGAGATGGAGATCGAGGCCGTGGCGCGCTACCTGAGCGGGAAGTAA
- a CDS encoding HD-GYP domain-containing protein: MKQKIPVSDLRVGMYVELPLSWTEHDFLRSKFKLTSPEQIAAIRAHGLREVTVDFARSDVPPPAPPEPLGELEYVSHSDTIFDPKDAPPPLWNPDTLVPAELREAVHDQRLAPEQKAQAVYRHSREMMLRLLDAPAPENIRAGKEAIRSVSDLILRDDQTARNLLRITAHDFYTYTHSVNVGLTSLMLAKALFKNSNGHDMQELGTGFFLHDLGKVKVDAAIINKPARLDETEMRRMRIHPYQGYKLLRDADALSEECRIIVMEHHELMDGGGYPKRIKGDQIHIYGRICCIADVFDALTAERSYKKAMTPFDALTLMRDKMPNHFDRQLFNRFVELFR; this comes from the coding sequence ATGAAACAAAAGATCCCGGTCAGCGATTTGCGCGTCGGCATGTATGTCGAGCTGCCGCTGTCGTGGACCGAGCACGACTTCCTGCGCAGCAAATTCAAGCTCACCTCGCCGGAGCAGATCGCCGCCATCCGTGCCCACGGCCTGCGTGAAGTCACGGTAGACTTCGCCCGCAGCGACGTGCCGCCGCCGGCGCCCCCGGAGCCCCTCGGCGAGCTGGAGTACGTCAGCCACAGCGATACCATCTTCGACCCCAAGGATGCGCCGCCGCCGCTTTGGAATCCGGATACGCTGGTGCCGGCGGAACTGCGCGAGGCGGTGCACGACCAGCGTCTGGCGCCGGAACAGAAGGCCCAGGCGGTCTATCGGCACAGCCGCGAGATGATGCTGCGCCTGCTGGATGCGCCGGCCCCGGAAAACATCCGCGCCGGCAAGGAGGCCATCCGCTCGGTCAGTGACCTGATCTTGCGCGACGATCAGACAGCCAGAAATCTGCTACGCATCACGGCGCACGATTTCTACACCTATACCCATTCCGTCAACGTCGGCCTCACCAGCCTGATGCTGGCCAAGGCTCTGTTCAAGAACTCCAATGGCCACGACATGCAGGAGCTGGGCACCGGGTTCTTCCTGCACGACCTCGGCAAGGTGAAGGTGGACGCTGCGATCATCAACAAGCCGGCGCGGCTGGACGAGACCGAGATGCGCCGCATGCGCATCCACCCCTACCAGGGCTACAAGCTGCTGCGCGACGCCGACGCGCTCAGCGAAGAGTGCCGCATCATCGTCATGGAGCATCACGAGCTGATGGACGGCGGCGGTTACCCCAAGCGCATCAAGGGCGACCAGATCCACATCTACGGCCGCATCTGTTGCATCGCCGACGTGTTCGACGCCCTCACCGCCGAGCGCTCCTACAAAAAGGCGATGACGCCGTTCGATGCGCTGACCCTGATGCGCGACAAGATGCCCAACCACTTCGACCGCCAGCTGTTCAACCGTTTTGTCGAACTGTTCCGCTGA
- a CDS encoding rubredoxin: MRRYLCDVCGYIYDERLGDPDGGIAPGTRMEDIPDDWVCPECGATKAAFILITDE, encoded by the coding sequence ATGCGGCGCTACCTGTGCGACGTTTGCGGCTATATCTACGACGAGCGCCTGGGCGATCCGGATGGCGGCATCGCTCCGGGCACGCGCATGGAGGACATTCCGGACGACTGGGTCTGCCCCGAGTGCGGCGCCACCAAGGCGGCCTTCATTCTGATCACCGACGAGTAA
- a CDS encoding integron integrase: MSGLSPSPSQNQPPRLLQQVRDCLRTLHYSYRTEQAYVYWIRYFIRYSGTRHPREMGKIEVERFLTALAVERRVSASTQNQALSAVLFLYQKVLGIDIGWLDDVVRAKRPARAPVVLTRAEVAAILARLRGQYWLMASLMYGTGLRVMECMRLRIQDIDFGYRQILVRNGKGGKDRFVPLPESLKGAIQEQIGEAQRVRDADLADGFGEVSLPTALDRKYPNAPFDVGWWYLFPSVNRSEDPVSGREKRHHMDPSPIQKAFKEAVRAAGIHKHATPHTLRHSFATHLLEAGYDIRTVQELLGHRDVKTTQIYTHVLQRGGLAVRSPVDALVGERPAPAP, translated from the coding sequence ATGTCTGGCCTGTCGCCTTCCCCCTCGCAAAATCAGCCGCCGCGTCTGCTGCAGCAGGTTCGGGACTGCCTTCGCACGCTTCACTACAGTTACCGCACCGAGCAGGCCTATGTGTACTGGATTCGATATTTCATCCGGTATTCGGGGACACGTCATCCCCGTGAAATGGGGAAGATTGAGGTGGAGCGGTTCCTGACAGCGCTCGCGGTTGAGCGGCGGGTATCGGCGTCGACGCAGAACCAGGCGCTCAGTGCCGTGTTGTTCCTGTATCAGAAGGTGCTCGGGATAGACATTGGCTGGCTTGACGATGTGGTGCGGGCGAAGAGGCCGGCACGCGCCCCGGTGGTTCTGACGCGGGCCGAGGTGGCCGCGATCCTTGCTCGTCTGCGCGGCCAGTATTGGCTGATGGCGAGTTTGATGTATGGAACCGGGTTGCGCGTGATGGAATGCATGCGCTTGCGCATTCAGGACATCGATTTCGGCTACCGCCAGATCCTGGTCCGTAACGGCAAGGGCGGAAAGGATCGCTTCGTGCCGCTGCCTGAATCGCTGAAGGGCGCGATACAGGAGCAGATCGGTGAAGCACAGCGGGTGCGGGACGCGGACCTCGCGGACGGGTTTGGCGAGGTTTCTCTGCCCACCGCACTGGACCGGAAGTATCCCAACGCCCCCTTTGATGTGGGCTGGTGGTACCTGTTTCCTTCGGTGAACCGCTCCGAGGACCCGGTATCGGGACGTGAGAAGCGCCACCACATGGACCCGAGCCCGATTCAGAAGGCCTTCAAGGAAGCGGTGCGCGCAGCGGGGATTCACAAACACGCCACGCCTCATACACTCCGACACAGCTTTGCGACCCACCTGCTGGAGGCGGGCTACGATATTCGCACCGTTCAGGAGCTGTTGGGCCACCGGGACGTGAAGACCACGCAGATATATACCCACGTCTTGCAGCGTGGCGGCTTGGCGGTGCGCAGTCCAGTGGACGCTCTGGTGGGGGAAAGACCGGCTCCGGCACCTTGA
- a CDS encoding PDC sensor domain-containing protein, which produces MTTPTLEESIRRQRELLTGLLAEAMHALAQRCAMAITDRAQLELLLEQALPELAQCKHLYILDADGVQITDNITAQGHDAAHFGRHRMDRPYMQGIIGSTDFKLSEAYISRNKKRPSLTAIQVIRDAAGQRIGFLGADYDLRELPLTGGLYREPDTWRQIKGDPAIRSSIFQHQRAESLMDRQMDKVLPIMNELIIEHGVYHGKLHFSSSRGTIWHVDDPFVYRLLTIDQLTDPNTCLAYPRRPYHPRAVVPAAEVMPVFEMFRTLRFADENVYLRAGSLNIVNGMVGLNFSCDGSHYMRWDEFLERNTGFWFGTLNK; this is translated from the coding sequence TTGACCACACCCACCCTGGAAGAGAGCATCCGCCGCCAGCGCGAACTGCTCACCGGCCTGCTCGCCGAGGCGATGCACGCACTGGCACAGCGCTGTGCCATGGCCATCACTGATCGCGCACAACTGGAGCTTCTGCTGGAACAGGCACTGCCTGAACTGGCGCAGTGCAAGCATCTGTACATCCTCGATGCCGACGGCGTGCAGATCACCGACAACATCACCGCCCAGGGCCACGACGCGGCCCACTTCGGCCGCCACCGCATGGACCGCCCCTACATGCAGGGCATCATCGGCAGCACCGATTTCAAGCTGTCCGAGGCCTACATCAGCCGCAACAAAAAGCGTCCGTCACTCACCGCCATTCAGGTGATCCGCGATGCGGCCGGGCAGCGCATCGGCTTTCTCGGTGCCGACTACGACCTGCGCGAGCTGCCGCTCACCGGCGGCCTGTACCGCGAGCCGGACACCTGGCGCCAGATCAAGGGCGACCCGGCGATCCGCAGCAGCATCTTCCAGCACCAGCGCGCCGAAAGCCTGATGGATCGGCAGATGGACAAGGTGTTGCCGATCATGAACGAGCTCATCATCGAGCACGGCGTCTACCACGGCAAGCTGCACTTCTCCTCCAGCCGCGGCACCATCTGGCACGTGGACGATCCCTTCGTCTATCGTCTGCTCACCATCGACCAGCTCACCGATCCCAACACCTGCCTGGCCTATCCGCGCCGTCCGTACCACCCGCGCGCCGTGGTGCCGGCGGCCGAGGTCATGCCGGTGTTCGAGATGTTCCGCACCCTGCGCTTCGCCGACGAAAACGTCTACCTGCGCGCCGGCTCGCTCAACATCGTCAACGGCATGGTCGGCCTCAACTTCTCCTGCGACGGCTCCCACTACATGCGCTGGGACGAATTCCTGGAGCGCAATACCGGATTCTGGTTCGGGACGCTCAATAAATGA
- a CDS encoding DUF2058 domain-containing protein — protein sequence MAGSLKEQLLKAGLVSQQQVKKAAHEKRKSKDGGKQQQAAAEAARRAAAAKAERDRELNRQRQEDAERKANAAAIRQLIEANRLDKTDGEVPYNFTDGNKIRRIYVTPELHAQLVKGTVCIAKLGGRHELVRPDVAEKIRARDPSRVIMPVASEPETPAADDPYAAYQVPDDLIW from the coding sequence ATGGCAGGTTCACTCAAGGAGCAGTTGCTCAAGGCCGGGCTGGTCAGCCAACAGCAGGTCAAGAAGGCGGCGCACGAAAAGCGCAAGAGCAAGGACGGCGGCAAACAGCAACAGGCGGCCGCGGAGGCGGCGCGCCGTGCCGCGGCGGCCAAGGCCGAGCGCGATAGGGAGCTGAATCGCCAGCGCCAGGAAGACGCCGAGCGCAAGGCCAATGCCGCCGCCATCCGCCAGCTCATCGAGGCCAACCGCCTCGACAAGACCGACGGCGAGGTGCCCTATAACTTCACCGACGGCAACAAGATCCGCCGCATCTACGTCACCCCGGAGCTGCATGCCCAGCTGGTCAAGGGCACCGTGTGCATCGCCAAACTGGGCGGGCGCCACGAGTTGGTACGCCCGGACGTGGCGGAGAAGATCCGCGCCCGCGATCCGTCGCGGGTGATCATGCCGGTGGCCAGCGAACCGGAGACGCCTGCCGCCGACGATCCGTATGCCGCCTACCAGGTCCCCGACGATCTGATCTGGTAG
- the rsgA gene encoding ribosome small subunit-dependent GTPase A, whose translation MSIDPSLLLPLGWSNDFLRQLTLEQLETRRPARIIGVGQDHYHIDDGHGAQVATLAGRYRHRHATDSTLPTVGDWVLLEADASLIVERLEPRSLLLRRGAGGSEPQAIAANVDVLLIVSGLDAEFNVHRIERYLVMAAQAGVTPLVLLTKADLYPDVEPALAAVRPRLPPGGEVFAIDALHAPLAERLAPWLGAGTTLVVAGSSGVGKSTLINNLAGTELQATQATRRDAKGRHTTTARELVRLPGGACIIDVPGMREVGLAPAAGGVEAQFHSLHELAARCRYTDCRHADEPGCAVQAARQRGELDEDAWQHYLKLLAEERHNIAAHERHQRERAFGRMVRAVLKDKERHGRR comes from the coding sequence ATGTCCATCGACCCTTCCCTGCTGCTGCCCCTGGGCTGGAGCAACGACTTTCTCCGCCAGCTCACCCTGGAACAACTGGAAACCCGGCGCCCGGCCCGCATCATCGGCGTCGGGCAGGACCACTACCACATCGATGACGGCCACGGCGCGCAGGTCGCCACCCTCGCCGGCCGCTACCGCCATCGCCACGCCACCGACAGCACCCTGCCCACCGTGGGCGACTGGGTGCTGCTGGAGGCGGACGCCTCGCTCATCGTCGAGCGCCTGGAGCCGCGCAGCCTGTTGCTGCGGCGTGGTGCCGGCGGCAGCGAGCCGCAGGCCATCGCCGCCAATGTCGACGTGCTGCTCATCGTCAGCGGGCTGGATGCGGAGTTCAATGTGCACCGCATCGAGCGCTATCTGGTGATGGCGGCACAGGCCGGCGTCACACCGCTGGTGCTGCTCACCAAGGCCGACCTGTATCCGGACGTCGAACCCGCACTGGCCGCGGTGCGGCCGCGCCTGCCGCCCGGCGGCGAGGTATTCGCCATCGACGCCCTGCACGCGCCGCTGGCGGAGCGGCTCGCCCCCTGGCTCGGCGCCGGCACTACCCTGGTGGTGGCCGGTTCCTCCGGCGTCGGCAAGTCGACGCTGATCAACAATCTGGCCGGCACCGAACTGCAGGCGACCCAGGCGACGCGGCGCGACGCCAAGGGCCGCCACACCACCACCGCGCGCGAACTTGTCCGCCTGCCGGGCGGCGCCTGCATCATCGACGTGCCGGGCATGCGCGAGGTGGGGCTGGCGCCCGCTGCCGGCGGCGTGGAGGCACAGTTCCACAGCCTGCACGAACTGGCCGCCCGGTGCCGCTACACCGACTGCAGGCACGCGGACGAGCCGGGCTGCGCAGTGCAGGCGGCGCGGCAGCGCGGCGAACTGGATGAGGACGCGTGGCAACACTACCTCAAGCTGCTGGCCGAGGAACGCCACAACATCGCCGCCCATGAGCGCCATCAGAGGGAACGTGCCTTCGGCCGCATGGTACGGGCGGTACTGAAGGACAAGGAACGCCACGGACGACGCTGA
- a CDS encoding S1 RNA-binding domain-containing protein produces MAQLGVLNTLTVLRKGNYGVILDGGELGDVLLPLREAPESCAVGDALEVFVYMDSDDTVVATTQRPLAQVGEFALMKVASATRFGAFLDWGLRKNLLVPFAEQSGNMAVGRAYVVHVYRDKRTGRLVGSTRLDKFLDRTPASYTPRQAVDLLVCEHTDIGYKAIINNRHWGVLHDADVFQPLRYGQRLAGYIKKLREDGKIDLVLQPPGYAKVEGIAGELLEKIKAAGGSINVTDKSPPEVIYARFGVSKKVFKQAISALYRERLITIGADGLRLVR; encoded by the coding sequence ATGGCACAGCTTGGTGTACTCAACACGCTGACCGTGCTGCGCAAGGGCAACTATGGCGTGATCCTCGACGGCGGCGAACTGGGTGACGTGCTGCTGCCGCTGCGCGAGGCGCCGGAGTCGTGCGCCGTCGGCGACGCGCTGGAGGTGTTCGTCTACATGGACTCCGACGATACGGTGGTCGCCACCACGCAGCGACCGCTGGCCCAGGTGGGCGAATTTGCCCTGATGAAGGTGGCCTCCGCCACCCGGTTCGGCGCCTTCCTCGACTGGGGACTGCGCAAGAACCTGCTGGTGCCCTTCGCCGAGCAGAGCGGCAACATGGCCGTCGGCCGCGCCTACGTGGTGCACGTCTACCGCGACAAGCGCACTGGCCGCCTCGTCGGCTCGACGCGACTGGACAAATTCCTCGATCGCACACCGGCCAGCTACACGCCCCGGCAGGCGGTGGATCTGCTGGTGTGCGAGCACACCGACATCGGCTACAAGGCGATCATCAACAACCGACATTGGGGCGTATTGCATGACGCCGACGTATTCCAGCCGCTGCGCTATGGCCAGCGCCTCGCCGGCTACATCAAGAAGCTGCGCGAGGACGGCAAGATCGATCTCGTGCTGCAACCACCGGGCTACGCCAAGGTGGAGGGCATCGCCGGCGAACTGCTGGAGAAAATCAAGGCGGCAGGCGGCTCCATCAACGTCACCGACAAGAGTCCGCCCGAGGTCATCTACGCCCGCTTCGGCGTCAGCAAGAAGGTGTTCAAGCAGGCAATCTCCGCCCTGTACCGCGAACGCCTGATCACCATCGGGGCTGATGGTCTGCGCCTGGTGCGCTGA